One genomic window of Polyangium aurulentum includes the following:
- a CDS encoding serine/threonine-protein kinase, which yields MTARMAGDDPDPLAHTRPVSSGADDDMALGATVPLERPSNAGDALSTSSRVGRLVLLRKLGEGAMGVVYAAYDEALDRRVAVKVLKSGGATSDWLVREAQALAKLSHPNVVPVYDVGKHEDSLFLAMEFVEGRTLRAFAEEPGRSLEDVVRALVGAGRGLAAAHEAGLVHRDFKPENVLVGEDRRARVVDFGLAGLSVAAAEPARSGRARPNALRAPLTMPGTLLGTPVYMAPEQFHGERATAASDQWSFAISLYELAYGQRPFDGEQLAQLAVNVVEGRLRPPPANTTAPPWIFAVAKRGLALDPKDRYPSLAAMVDAMEAHLPRAQDDPSQVRREQGILFGTLIVYATGITAYKMLRGHDNAFFTPWDQVRLGLLFFAVSTGAVALVWKKLRVNKYGRRLAGLFAATPAMITLHRVVAAVLGTPVLHTLVMDMFLASIGFLLTAVAIDRRLAIAPIIGFLGVFVAAFNPALAPILFGAVGVVGLGLGVYVWGRPRPNDRIGDARTPSTPGGLDSTPAPQSSP from the coding sequence ATGACGGCACGCATGGCGGGCGACGACCCGGACCCCTTGGCCCACACCAGGCCGGTCTCGTCGGGCGCAGACGACGACATGGCCCTCGGGGCGACCGTCCCGCTCGAGCGCCCATCGAACGCGGGCGACGCGCTCTCCACGAGCTCGCGCGTCGGTCGCCTCGTGCTCCTGCGCAAGCTCGGCGAGGGCGCGATGGGCGTCGTCTACGCCGCCTACGACGAGGCCCTCGACCGCAGGGTGGCGGTGAAGGTCCTGAAGAGCGGGGGCGCCACCTCCGACTGGCTCGTGCGCGAGGCGCAGGCGCTCGCGAAGCTGTCGCACCCGAACGTGGTGCCCGTCTACGACGTGGGCAAGCACGAGGACAGCCTCTTTCTCGCGATGGAGTTCGTCGAGGGCCGCACCCTGCGCGCGTTCGCCGAGGAGCCGGGGCGCTCGCTCGAGGACGTCGTGCGCGCGCTCGTGGGGGCGGGGCGCGGGCTCGCCGCCGCGCACGAGGCGGGGCTCGTCCACCGCGACTTCAAGCCCGAGAACGTGCTCGTGGGCGAGGACCGGCGCGCCCGCGTCGTCGACTTCGGCCTCGCGGGCCTTTCGGTCGCCGCCGCCGAGCCTGCGCGCAGCGGCAGGGCCCGCCCGAACGCGCTGCGCGCCCCGCTGACCATGCCCGGCACGCTGCTCGGCACGCCCGTGTACATGGCCCCGGAGCAGTTCCACGGCGAGCGCGCCACCGCGGCGAGCGACCAGTGGAGCTTCGCCATTTCGCTCTACGAGCTCGCCTACGGGCAGAGGCCCTTCGACGGCGAGCAGCTCGCCCAGCTCGCCGTCAACGTCGTGGAGGGGCGCCTGCGCCCGCCTCCGGCCAACACCACCGCGCCGCCGTGGATCTTCGCGGTCGCGAAGCGCGGGCTCGCGCTCGATCCCAAGGATCGCTACCCGTCGCTCGCGGCCATGGTGGACGCGATGGAGGCGCACCTGCCGCGGGCGCAGGACGATCCCTCGCAGGTGCGGCGCGAGCAGGGCATCCTCTTCGGGACGCTCATCGTGTACGCGACCGGAATCACCGCATACAAGATGCTGCGCGGCCACGACAATGCGTTCTTCACGCCGTGGGATCAGGTGCGGCTCGGGCTCCTCTTCTTCGCGGTATCGACGGGCGCGGTCGCCCTCGTCTGGAAGAAGCTGCGCGTGAACAAGTACGGCCGCCGCCTGGCGGGGCTCTTCGCGGCGACGCCGGCGATGATCACCCTGCACCGCGTGGTGGCCGCCGTGCTCGGCACGCCCGTGCTCCACACGCTGGTGATGGACATGTTCCTCGCCTCGATCGGCTTCTTGCTGACCGCGGTGGCCATCGATCGCCGCCTCGCCATCGCGCCCATCATCGGCTTCCTTGGCGTCTTCGTGGCTGCATTCAATCCCGCGCTCGCGCCGATCCTCTTCGGCGCCGTGGGCGTCGTGGGGCTGGGGCTCGGGGTGTACGTCTGGGGACGGCCGCGCCCGAACGACAGGATCGGCGACGCGCGCACGCCTTCGACCCCGGGAGGCCTCGACTCCACGCCCGCGCCGCAAAGCAGCCCGTGA
- a CDS encoding class I SAM-dependent methyltransferase, with product MHDDIRMNDDVRAGQAVYTPLKLKLYDLYVLGINNRFFWHCPTRTLLDHYNRHVSANHLDVGVGSGYFLDHCRFPEASPRLVLMDLSPHSLEATARRVARHRPRTIRSNVLEPVAFDGEPFDSIGMSYLLHCVPGSIREKAVAFDHLGKLLKPGGKLFGATLLSGGVERTFAARKVMDLFNAKGVFHNDRDTLDDLERALGERFRDVSIRTVGSAALFAATMPATS from the coding sequence ATGCACGACGACATCCGGATGAACGACGACGTGCGCGCTGGCCAGGCCGTGTACACGCCGCTGAAGCTGAAGCTCTACGATCTGTACGTGCTCGGCATCAACAACCGCTTCTTCTGGCATTGCCCCACGCGGACGCTCCTCGACCATTACAATCGGCACGTCTCGGCCAACCACCTGGACGTCGGCGTGGGCTCGGGCTACTTCCTCGACCATTGCCGGTTCCCCGAGGCGTCGCCTCGCCTCGTTCTCATGGATCTCAGCCCGCACAGCCTGGAGGCGACCGCGCGCCGCGTGGCCCGCCATCGGCCCCGGACGATTCGAAGCAACGTGCTCGAGCCCGTGGCTTTCGACGGCGAGCCCTTCGACTCCATCGGCATGAGCTACCTCCTGCACTGCGTGCCCGGCTCGATCCGGGAGAAGGCCGTGGCGTTCGACCACCTCGGGAAGCTGCTGAAGCCCGGCGGGAAGCTCTTTGGCGCGACCCTGCTCAGCGGCGGGGTCGAGCGCACGTTTGCGGCGCGAAAAGTCATGGATCTGTTCAATGCGAAAGGCGTGTTCCACAACGACCGCGACACGCTCGACGACCTCGAGCGCGCCCTCGGGGAGCGCTTCCGCGACGTCTCCATCCGCACCGTCGGCAGCGCGGCCCTGTTCGCGGCGACAATGCCCGCCACGAGCTGA
- a CDS encoding pentapeptide repeat-containing protein, whose product MGIPPSGNRKPRLVAYAQRRSVDLALDAGHVYWSSIVHGTIARAPLGGGPAETLVAGLDRVSAIAVGEEHVYWLVGHPFPVLMRAPLGGGEPTALGIVPPVHPAVGFDPHPIERLLSAAPDARQLILRAHMSAACVMAGGHVFYSANYATKRGSEQGLWKARLEGDERERVSVEQEGVRSIVADETHVYWTGIYKARFDERRWTERAVLKKAPLAGGEPIALATNLSPGLRLAVHGGTLYWTDAQSGTVTAMSTEGGPMVVLADGQRKPTTLAVNADAIAWSNNESGNVFVLALRDEIEAAPDLADIARPFTPAAAEDGAFATEVESACRSRQYPGVELERVDVPFAAPFHALFRMKQLVWRGPQPRNPLREPDRVVYAVPVPRPTRDALDAFLLAVALDRETMTFDGAVMVYKDEPPSTALFEAAAEHGIRFERLDQFQGQFTPELYAAWQTARLAKEQAYAPELFAPLKARVDGPADAGEDALDALRRLFDGEGGMRALVLGDAGSGKSFLLRQLARAMAGDRGLPVPILIDAQEARDAMPLEMVLRGKGQAAEAPRRKELTLDALLVSHCNALGIGKVDLAALLALLATGRVALLIENLELVRVDGGADAVDSLVASLRGLPATAKVVVALRSTFFPTREVSHLFVEASTPEGARAHLIELLPFGREDVAPALEKRNPKVRPPDGDLLELARNPRFLALLAESDSGQREKARLDQFYRELIQLWPHRQEGRASSVAPRWIESEDPVTYIAQQLWFEDRRSLARPELDAWVAAFFGERAAFTIWAPGFGTGALLTRDDEGQWSFLHPSIAEWLVAGTIANALDPLAFGLDRTELLLLAQPMSPRMAGFLAERADPFATDWARHTLEQRGGSDAAIDNAQAILEYLGDPPPARPMLLRARLAGQDLAGRSLRNADLREADLSTANLRGADLSGADLRRAILRGADLTGADLSFARLMRADLRGATLRGARLVAAKLIAAELDDGALDGCDARGAALDLSTAPAPALLLPSHPQCLAFSPDSAFLATGHLDGSIRIWDVQSGTCLRFLQGDESVGCVAFHPGGEKLAACCGGRVWSWNWASGTPEIILQERPSSSVVAFSPDGRKLVGAIDGHMRVWDLATASERLAFHNETGGGFPMCVAWSPDSARIITAFGRAVRVWDAETGANLRALRGLARTAYALAISPDGNTIAASGENGIIHFWDAATGEARPPIHVGAPLRSMAFSPDWTRVAVGAGNGVVIAGVSSDAAPRARLPIEHSTAAIAWSPDGKRLAAIFNDLTIRFWDTATLSERSARTGPLRHLGGLAFRADGRALVVNPGGPAARAFDTGTFAERSDQVLASRSFPDPWDPPRLAGQPRETRIRSQLGLVPEEGAVTSANGAVRVSLEGHAGLRVVETATGRERPMIRGSFTHEHFALHPNGSQLAANCRDGAVRVWDTRDGALLATLVSLPGGWLVVTPEGRYKLGGVVGDIFWHAVGLCRFAPGELEPYLDAPLLVPRGAPLPKSPPPAPLDAGLPRGTRREDGRG is encoded by the coding sequence ATGGGCATCCCTCCGTCCGGGAACCGAAAGCCGCGGCTCGTCGCGTATGCGCAGCGGAGGTCCGTCGACCTCGCCCTCGACGCCGGGCACGTGTACTGGTCGAGTATCGTGCACGGCACGATCGCCCGGGCGCCGCTCGGCGGGGGGCCTGCCGAGACGCTCGTCGCGGGGCTCGATCGCGTGTCGGCGATCGCGGTGGGCGAGGAGCACGTCTACTGGCTCGTCGGCCATCCGTTTCCCGTGCTCATGAGGGCGCCGCTCGGCGGAGGTGAGCCCACGGCGCTCGGGATCGTCCCGCCGGTGCACCCCGCCGTTGGATTCGACCCCCACCCGATCGAGCGGCTCCTCTCGGCCGCACCCGACGCACGACAGCTCATCCTGCGCGCCCACATGAGCGCTGCGTGCGTCATGGCCGGGGGCCATGTGTTTTACTCGGCCAACTATGCGACAAAGCGGGGATCAGAGCAGGGATTGTGGAAGGCGCGCCTCGAAGGAGACGAGAGAGAGCGCGTGAGCGTCGAGCAAGAAGGCGTGAGGAGCATCGTCGCCGATGAGACGCACGTGTACTGGACGGGCATTTACAAGGCGCGCTTCGACGAGCGAAGGTGGACCGAGCGAGCGGTCCTGAAGAAGGCTCCGCTCGCGGGGGGCGAGCCCATTGCGCTCGCCACGAACCTCTCTCCCGGGCTCCGTCTCGCCGTCCACGGGGGCACGCTCTACTGGACCGACGCGCAAAGCGGCACCGTGACGGCCATGTCCACCGAGGGGGGCCCCATGGTCGTCCTCGCGGACGGGCAACGAAAACCGACCACCCTCGCGGTGAACGCCGACGCAATCGCCTGGTCGAACAACGAATCCGGCAATGTCTTCGTCCTAGCGCTCCGCGACGAGATCGAGGCCGCGCCAGACCTCGCCGACATCGCTCGCCCATTCACGCCCGCCGCGGCGGAGGACGGCGCATTCGCCACCGAGGTCGAGAGCGCCTGCCGCAGTCGGCAATATCCAGGCGTCGAGCTCGAGCGCGTGGATGTCCCCTTCGCGGCCCCCTTTCACGCTCTTTTCCGCATGAAGCAGCTCGTGTGGCGCGGCCCCCAGCCGAGGAATCCTCTGCGCGAGCCGGATCGCGTCGTCTACGCGGTCCCCGTCCCCCGCCCCACGCGCGACGCCCTCGACGCGTTCCTCCTCGCCGTCGCCCTCGACCGCGAGACCATGACCTTCGACGGGGCCGTGATGGTATACAAGGACGAACCACCCTCGACAGCGCTGTTCGAGGCTGCCGCGGAGCACGGCATCCGCTTCGAGCGCCTCGACCAGTTCCAGGGGCAATTCACGCCGGAGCTCTACGCCGCGTGGCAAACGGCGCGGCTCGCGAAGGAGCAAGCCTACGCCCCCGAGCTCTTCGCCCCGTTGAAGGCGCGGGTCGACGGTCCGGCCGACGCAGGGGAGGACGCGCTCGACGCGCTCCGGCGGCTGTTCGACGGGGAGGGAGGAATGCGGGCGCTGGTCCTCGGGGATGCGGGGTCCGGAAAGAGCTTCCTGCTCCGGCAGCTCGCGCGCGCAATGGCGGGGGATCGAGGTCTGCCCGTCCCCATCCTCATCGATGCGCAGGAGGCGCGCGATGCGATGCCGCTCGAGATGGTCCTCCGGGGGAAGGGGCAAGCGGCGGAGGCGCCGCGCCGCAAGGAGCTCACGCTCGACGCGCTGCTCGTCTCCCATTGCAATGCGCTCGGCATCGGGAAGGTCGATCTCGCGGCGCTCCTCGCGCTCCTCGCGACGGGGCGCGTGGCCTTGCTCATCGAGAACCTCGAGCTCGTCCGTGTCGATGGCGGCGCGGACGCCGTCGATTCCCTCGTCGCCTCGCTCCGGGGCCTGCCCGCGACGGCCAAGGTGGTCGTCGCGCTCCGGAGCACGTTTTTCCCGACGCGCGAGGTTTCGCACCTGTTCGTCGAAGCCTCCACCCCCGAGGGCGCGAGGGCTCATCTTATCGAGCTGCTCCCCTTCGGCCGGGAAGACGTCGCGCCCGCGCTCGAGAAGCGCAACCCCAAGGTGCGCCCTCCCGACGGTGACTTGCTCGAGCTCGCGCGCAACCCTCGCTTCCTGGCGCTCCTCGCGGAGTCCGACAGCGGGCAGCGCGAGAAGGCGCGGCTCGATCAGTTCTATCGGGAGCTGATCCAGCTCTGGCCGCATCGACAGGAAGGACGCGCGTCCAGCGTTGCGCCACGCTGGATCGAATCCGAGGACCCCGTCACCTACATCGCCCAGCAGCTCTGGTTCGAGGATCGCCGCTCGCTCGCCCGGCCGGAACTCGACGCGTGGGTGGCCGCATTCTTCGGCGAGCGCGCGGCGTTCACGATCTGGGCCCCCGGCTTCGGGACGGGCGCGCTGCTCACGCGCGACGACGAGGGGCAATGGTCGTTCCTGCACCCCTCGATCGCCGAATGGCTCGTCGCCGGGACGATCGCCAATGCGCTCGATCCGCTGGCTTTCGGGCTCGACCGCACAGAGCTGCTCCTGCTCGCGCAACCCATGTCCCCGCGCATGGCGGGGTTCCTCGCCGAGCGCGCCGATCCCTTCGCCACGGACTGGGCGCGGCACACGCTCGAGCAGCGCGGCGGGTCGGACGCGGCGATCGACAATGCGCAGGCGATCCTCGAGTATCTCGGTGACCCTCCGCCCGCGCGGCCAATGCTCCTGCGCGCTCGCCTCGCAGGCCAGGATCTCGCGGGCCGGAGCCTGCGCAATGCCGACCTGCGCGAGGCCGATCTCTCGACCGCGAACCTGCGCGGCGCGGACCTCTCGGGCGCCGATCTTCGCCGCGCCATCTTGCGCGGCGCGGATCTCACGGGCGCCGATCTCTCCTTCGCCCGGCTCATGCGCGCCGATCTGCGCGGCGCGACCCTCCGGGGCGCGAGGCTCGTCGCCGCCAAGCTCATCGCGGCCGAGCTCGACGACGGGGCGCTCGACGGCTGCGATGCGCGCGGCGCCGCGCTCGATCTCTCCACCGCCCCCGCGCCCGCGCTCTTGCTCCCCTCGCACCCGCAATGCCTCGCCTTCAGCCCCGACAGCGCATTTCTGGCGACGGGTCACCTGGATGGCTCCATCCGGATCTGGGATGTCCAATCGGGGACGTGCCTGCGCTTCTTGCAGGGCGACGAATCTGTCGGATGCGTGGCGTTTCACCCCGGCGGCGAAAAGCTCGCCGCCTGTTGCGGCGGGCGCGTGTGGTCATGGAACTGGGCCTCGGGCACGCCGGAGATCATCTTGCAGGAGCGCCCCTCTTCCTCGGTCGTCGCCTTCAGCCCCGACGGCAGAAAGCTCGTCGGCGCCATTGATGGTCACATGCGCGTCTGGGATCTCGCCACGGCCTCCGAGCGGCTCGCCTTCCACAACGAGACGGGCGGCGGGTTTCCGATGTGCGTGGCCTGGAGCCCGGACAGCGCCAGGATCATCACCGCGTTCGGGCGGGCCGTGCGCGTCTGGGATGCGGAGACGGGCGCCAATCTGCGCGCTCTCCGCGGCCTCGCGCGCACCGCCTACGCGCTCGCCATCAGCCCGGACGGCAATACGATCGCCGCCTCGGGCGAGAACGGCATCATCCATTTCTGGGACGCCGCGACCGGCGAGGCGCGGCCTCCCATCCACGTCGGCGCGCCGCTGCGCTCCATGGCGTTTTCCCCGGACTGGACCCGGGTCGCCGTGGGCGCGGGGAACGGGGTGGTCATTGCGGGGGTGAGCTCGGATGCGGCCCCACGCGCGAGGCTCCCGATAGAACATTCGACCGCCGCCATTGCTTGGAGCCCCGACGGCAAGAGGTTGGCCGCCATATTCAATGATCTGACGATCCGCTTCTGGGACACCGCGACCCTGTCCGAGCGGAGCGCGCGCACCGGCCCGCTCCGACATCTCGGGGGGCTCGCCTTCCGCGCCGATGGCAGGGCGCTCGTGGTGAACCCGGGCGGCCCCGCGGCCCGCGCCTTCGATACCGGCACCTTCGCGGAGCGGAGCGACCAGGTGCTGGCGTCGCGCTCGTTCCCGGACCCGTGGGACCCCCCGAGGCTTGCGGGGCAGCCCCGCGAGACACGCATCCGGTCCCAGCTCGGCCTCGTGCCCGAAGAGGGCGCGGTGACGAGCGCGAACGGCGCCGTGCGCGTGTCCCTGGAGGGACATGCTGGGTTGCGCGTGGTCGAGACGGCGACGGGCCGCGAGCGGCCGATGATCCGGGGGAGCTTCACGCACGAGCATTTCGCGCTGCACCCGAACGGCTCGCAGCTCGCCGCGAATTGCCGTGACGGCGCGGTGCGGGTATGGGACACGCGCGACGGCGCCCTCCTCGCGACCCTGGTCTCGCTGCCCGGCGGGTGGCTCGTCGTCACACCGGAGGGCCGTTACAAGCTCGGCGGGGTCGTGGGAGACATCTTCTGGCACGCGGTCGGGCTTTGCCGATTCGCGCCGGGCGAGCTCGAACCCTACCTCGACGCGCCGCTCCTCGTGCCCCGCGGCGCGCCATTGCCGAAATCGCCCCCGCCCGCGCCCCTCGACGCCGGTCTGCCTCGGGGCACCCGGCGCGAGGACGGCCGGGGGTGA
- a CDS encoding TolB family protein, translating to MPPLRRFLTPLLVALVASACNKERAEGGNPTPSTPAATAPSAIAAQPSAPPSAAPQAPAPPPKEMPLEERREIPGGISFISERDKNREVYLIKPDGTGERRLTENAIADYNGPGSPDGASLLVIRVDGEEGPQQLFLQPLDGAAKPLGPKAGRVRFPSFSPDGRWVVFESDSGKGETASYSDIYRVGIDGSGWKRLTNNPEGNFDPVISPKGDSIVLVSSRDRVAELYRIKSDGSDPVRLTETPRDEWSPRFSPNGEQLAFVSDRDGADRVYLMPASGGPAGRASHRGDAARVVEDRPTFSPSGKHLAYVLRAPPAPSRVIIVDLANGNEVEVTAPESGQLSEPSWSPDGRHLAVTITRGQDQQIYLLRADGSGLTRLTTAPGGNWNPQWVPAPRKGKK from the coding sequence ATGCCCCCCCTTCGTCGATTCCTGACGCCCCTCCTCGTCGCGCTCGTCGCATCCGCTTGCAACAAAGAGCGCGCCGAGGGGGGCAACCCCACGCCCTCGACCCCCGCGGCGACCGCGCCCTCGGCCATTGCAGCACAGCCGAGCGCGCCCCCTTCCGCCGCGCCGCAGGCGCCCGCGCCGCCGCCCAAGGAGATGCCCCTCGAGGAGCGCCGGGAGATCCCGGGGGGGATCTCGTTCATCTCGGAGCGCGACAAGAACCGCGAGGTGTACCTCATCAAGCCGGACGGCACCGGCGAGCGGCGCCTCACGGAGAACGCGATCGCCGATTACAACGGCCCGGGGTCGCCCGACGGCGCCTCGCTCCTCGTCATTCGCGTCGACGGCGAGGAGGGCCCGCAGCAGCTCTTCCTCCAGCCGCTCGACGGGGCCGCGAAGCCCCTCGGACCGAAGGCTGGGCGGGTGCGATTTCCGAGCTTCTCGCCCGACGGCCGCTGGGTGGTCTTCGAATCCGACAGCGGCAAAGGCGAGACGGCCAGCTACTCGGACATCTATCGCGTGGGCATCGATGGCAGCGGATGGAAGCGCCTCACGAACAACCCCGAGGGCAATTTCGATCCCGTCATCTCGCCGAAGGGCGACTCCATCGTGCTGGTCTCGAGCCGCGATCGCGTGGCGGAGCTCTACCGCATCAAATCCGACGGGAGCGATCCCGTGCGCCTGACCGAGACGCCGCGCGACGAGTGGAGCCCGCGGTTTTCGCCGAACGGCGAGCAGCTCGCCTTCGTGAGCGATCGCGATGGCGCCGACCGCGTCTATCTCATGCCGGCCTCGGGCGGACCGGCGGGGCGCGCGAGCCATCGTGGCGATGCGGCGCGCGTGGTGGAGGATCGACCCACCTTTTCGCCTTCGGGGAAGCACCTCGCTTACGTGCTGCGCGCGCCCCCGGCGCCCTCGCGCGTGATCATCGTGGATCTCGCGAATGGCAACGAGGTCGAGGTGACGGCCCCCGAGAGCGGGCAATTGAGCGAGCCCTCCTGGTCGCCCGACGGGCGGCACCTCGCCGTGACCATCACGCGCGGACAAGATCAGCAGATTTACCTCCTGCGCGCGGATGGGAGCGGTTTGACGCGCCTCACCACCGCGCCCGGGGGAAACTGGAACCCGCAATGGGTGCCAGCGCCGCGCAAGGGCAAGAAGTAG
- a CDS encoding N-acetylmuramoyl-L-alanine amidase, whose translation MKRFFGILALAPALSALLLLPGCGGEEGAPNANDGEPVFAQPGNHPYKQHFEAAGEEFGVPPALLVAIGYTETRLYHVPGENSEHDGIAPAFGVMALRGEALERGAQLAGLSVEEVETDTAANIRAAAALLDAYADEMGFDRSNLGAWAPAVAAYGGHTSIDAQAHYVHDDVYRLLQEGIAAPEDSGQLDLLEPNPEVSAVFPGYAAQVGPGPSDAIYSGAIWRPAPSSNYTAGRSYGVELLVVHTCAGSYSSCWNWLTTPYPDNPYKTSAHYVVNESGSEVSALVDEKNTAHHVGKSWQGYPTNPRSVGIEHGGFPYAGANKWTEGQIATSAKLACDIVKRHNLVRDRNHIIGHYQPDPVNRPNDPGTDFPWADYMNRINTCVAGGGGGGAGTITIDSNNANNNAANARMVAPSANWVSSTNVAGYYGTGYWAAPTEAVSDGANFEFYLPAAASKQIWAWWTSAADRSTTTPFVIFDANGTKLGTVSKNQQVGGGAWQSIGTFNFTAGWNKVTVSRWTAAGYQVIADAIQVR comes from the coding sequence ATGAAGCGTTTCTTCGGCATCCTGGCTCTCGCGCCCGCGCTCTCCGCCCTGCTCCTGCTGCCCGGCTGCGGCGGCGAGGAAGGCGCCCCGAACGCGAACGACGGCGAGCCGGTCTTCGCCCAGCCCGGCAACCACCCCTACAAACAACACTTCGAGGCCGCCGGTGAGGAGTTCGGCGTCCCCCCCGCGCTGCTCGTGGCCATTGGTTATACCGAGACGCGCCTCTATCACGTGCCCGGCGAGAACTCGGAGCACGACGGCATCGCCCCCGCCTTCGGCGTGATGGCCCTGCGCGGCGAGGCCCTCGAGCGCGGCGCGCAGCTCGCCGGCCTCAGCGTCGAGGAGGTCGAGACCGACACGGCCGCGAACATCCGCGCGGCGGCCGCGCTGCTCGACGCGTATGCCGACGAGATGGGCTTCGACCGCTCGAACCTCGGCGCGTGGGCCCCCGCGGTGGCGGCCTACGGCGGCCACACCAGCATCGATGCCCAGGCGCATTACGTGCACGACGACGTCTATCGCCTGCTGCAGGAGGGCATCGCCGCCCCCGAGGACAGCGGCCAGCTCGATCTGCTCGAGCCGAACCCCGAGGTCTCGGCCGTGTTCCCGGGCTACGCGGCCCAGGTCGGCCCTGGCCCCTCCGACGCGATCTATTCCGGCGCCATCTGGCGTCCCGCGCCCTCGTCGAACTACACCGCCGGCCGCTCCTACGGCGTCGAGCTGCTGGTTGTCCACACCTGCGCCGGCAGCTATTCGAGCTGCTGGAACTGGCTGACCACGCCGTACCCCGACAACCCCTACAAGACGAGCGCCCATTACGTCGTCAACGAGAGCGGCAGCGAGGTCTCCGCGCTCGTCGACGAGAAGAACACCGCGCACCATGTCGGCAAGAGCTGGCAGGGCTACCCGACGAACCCGCGCTCGGTCGGCATCGAGCACGGCGGCTTCCCGTACGCCGGCGCCAACAAGTGGACCGAGGGCCAGATCGCGACGTCCGCCAAGCTCGCCTGCGATATCGTCAAGCGCCACAACCTCGTCCGCGACCGCAATCACATCATCGGCCACTACCAGCCCGACCCGGTCAACCGCCCCAACGACCCGGGCACGGACTTCCCGTGGGCGGACTACATGAACCGCATCAACACCTGCGTCGCTGGCGGCGGGGGCGGCGGCGCGGGGACCATCACCATCGACAGCAACAACGCGAACAACAACGCGGCCAATGCGCGCATGGTGGCGCCCTCGGCGAACTGGGTCTCGTCGACCAACGTCGCGGGCTATTACGGCACGGGTTACTGGGCCGCCCCCACGGAGGCGGTCTCGGACGGCGCGAATTTCGAGTTCTACCTCCCGGCCGCGGCCTCGAAGCAGATCTGGGCCTGGTGGACCTCGGCCGCGGATCGCTCGACCACGACGCCCTTCGTGATCTTCGACGCGAACGGCACCAAGCTCGGCACGGTGTCGAAGAACCAGCAGGTGGGCGGCGGCGCTTGGCAGTCGATCGGCACCTTCAACTTCACCGCCGGCTGGAACAAGGTGACCGTGTCGCGCTGGACGGCGGCGGGGTATCAGGTGATCGCCGACGCGATCCAGGTCCGCTGA